ATTAGATTTTGAAGCAGAAATGGCGGAGATCGGAAATAACAGTTAACTCGGAAGGGAAGGCCATGGAGAGTTCGGAAAGCAGAAATGGCCGGAGGAGGCCATGGAGAGGCCCACGAACCAAAAATGGCGATCTCCACGGGCTCAACAGCGGCCTACTGGCCTCCACTGAAAACGAAgaccttttttttttgtgaatactGAAACCGAAGACTAGTCACACCTTTTAAAACCCTCGCGCGAGATTTTCACGCTACAAAGTGTACCTTCCCGCGAATCCGAATGAAAACAAACTGACATATCACTCCTTATCTGGCCCCATGTGTCATGAGACACAGACTTGCGTAAACCAGGTCCCGGTGCTTTTCCCAGAAAAAAGAACACCACGAGTGACAGGACGGATCACATTGCGCGGCAGAGACCCCGCCGCCTCTCCGCGCCCTCACACCGACTGCGCAGCCCCACCGGATCCCCGTCCTTGTGGCCCACGTGTCAGCAGGGGACGCTGCGTGCGCCTAAAGGCGAGGTGAACAATTCCGAACCCGTCGAATCGAACGGCGAGCGGTCCAACAACCCCACATCTATGAATTTGAGCCGCAGGATGCTGGCCAGCCTCGTCTCCGCCGTCGGATGGCGGGTCGCGTCTCGGATCCGGCCGTAGAATATGAATTTGATTTCGAAAGGGAAGAGTGGGAGAGAAAGAAAGGGGGAGAGGGGTGCCAAGAGAGAGAAGAGGGCAGTCGAGAGCAGCAGGGAGACAGGGAAAATCCACTACCCCCACACCAGCTTCTCAAAATCCGCCATTCCCCTCCGCCGCAAACCCGCGTCGGAGCTCGTGGCGAGCGCCGCCACCCCGCACTCGGCTGCGGGGCCTCCGCCCCCTTCGATCTTGAGCCGGCGGCCGCGATCCCGCCGCGGGTTCCCGCGGTCGCCGCGAATTGGGTTTGTGTTGACGTTACCGGTGGGCGGAGGCGTTTTGATCCTGTAGCTGCCGGGTTGAGTAGATGGCGGGCAAGGAGCAGGGCGGCCCTCCGCCGCCGCAGAGGCCTCCCGTGCCCGCTGCGTCCATGCAGCCGCCGATTAAGAAGCTGGTAAGGCAGCTCGATTTCAACTCGGCGGCGTTGGCGGGGAACcccgcgatggcggcggcggccgccgccgtaTCTAGGGCTCTGCAGCCGAGGGCGTTGCCCGTGGGCTTCCAGCATCCGCAGCACGTGAGGGCTGCCGTGCCGATGGGGGTGCCGCAGCAGCTGCACCAGCGGGTGCTGCCGGTGATGCGCCCGCACCAGGTGGTGGGGCATGTGCCGCTCCCGCGGCACGCGGTGCCGCTGGCGGTCCCTGTACCGCAGCTTCGTCCGATGCTGCCGCAGCCAGTCCAGCGCCCCCCGGTCGCCGTTCCCTTGTGAGTGTCCCCGTTCTGAGATTTAGAAGTTTTGAAACTTCCGCCTCTC
This is a stretch of genomic DNA from Miscanthus floridulus cultivar M001 unplaced genomic scaffold, ASM1932011v1 fs_232_2_3, whole genome shotgun sequence. It encodes these proteins:
- the LOC136530918 gene encoding protein tesmin/TSO1-like CXC 5; the encoded protein is MAGKEQGGPPPPQRPPVPAASMQPPIKKLVRQLDFNSAALAGNPAMAAAAAAVSRALQPRALPVGFQHPQHVRAAVPMGVPQQLHQRVLPVMRPHQVVGHVPLPRHAVPLAVPVPQLRPMLPQPVQRPPVAVPLKPESPKPRARLYEGKDSTPTKKKCCNCRNSRCLKLYCECFASGTHCDGCNCTNCFNNPENEVARREAIEATLERNPDAF